A window of the Trichoplusia ni isolate ovarian cell line Hi5 chromosome 4, tn1, whole genome shotgun sequence genome harbors these coding sequences:
- the LOC113492834 gene encoding uncharacterized protein LOC113492834 isoform X4, which yields MSNTAEAKPPSDESGWQAIDIYLFANGQQYSPPRKYHLTNDELNWWDSTLSSLAKSLYGVMHPYIVLYTTDGHKVGGPLELIDGMAYVAVEPPDTFIDAGYDKYLIKATRSWEKRQARRGSPADGSEAPKHGCHHDQPCCLCPEKENVVTVESERSVLVTTEISTLRAPDETFVDSVLGRTGQNGPWGGTYEPRTGKYIIEPAERGILDDYRTKLDESRPRSAVETSPDQCGRCRQDDKRRSPAEHGRLPEYGRTLAEERIMPVDYGRIPIDERLPPIDYRHTPAEHKRTSGERSRLPGVQGYTESEYGQVPEKQSRNFGDYGNKVVDDQRFTPEGYGRSSTEQFGTPGEIARNFVDEVRAPVEYGLESGYPSREQVRTSLDNGYATMAQNSTPGEHVPQPDYGQVRTFSESGYPPEDKCCAPCEHERTPTDHERTPSDNRHLPMEHDRGPNEYIRTSLEQERAPIEYKRSPAEHARTSVEFGSPSVEQRRTQSGNERLSAEQVRSLDERNAPIKQNSISGEYRRTSGQNHALGEYRHPPGEQLRSSPEFYRSPGEQDGTPGEYRYPPNGQSHVPGVGPGGQGSTLGESGHTPVAQGRTAEEYKPPCGGSCRPGGHGQNSGECGRISVESTGPKQSEYGQTQGQQGRDRNRLSGEHGRIPSENGRTIGANARTPGNNARKSGERGRLPSERARISAVSRRYPGTNDQKRLSSEHKRTSGERGRTLGSCGRTADEQGRIPDEHERIQGEFETRTDDQPVILSDYFPSPEESGIKVREINEVLADDTVIRSNGPRMIEQQDRSGERGKRLNSNEGRIAGFGNRVSDQAHKTGDQQGKLSHHDCKNGGGGVLDTHRGIGNGGSLVVHPIRENEYISIPGQEPLTELDDEQEAYRDNNGGRRGELETKTGDLLTRLAANGARLSGGGGPSVAAGLPYVTESQQQNIRRSNMSSSLQNAPTADGKHRWSGATHSSMRRPSPNLVSPVPQRRSEDKKLVRTSREENRKTALKSPCRLSNGCAAPNVVGKQKSAPKYSCKRTAPQAFPTPATNFDQTVIKGKATSLTKIVSNHKGLTTDSTAVENIIGDKDIIVVSTNLFRNQESEIHSVKLDSSGKPVICHTKSSDETQTAIPNKPDSEVWIPVNEEVQTCSDPLGEEINMDRHEGSSRQEIRTSSKLKMSRPASGPRLNMVADDATPDENYIAIINKGDVVNLKVNIEVRSGESTNHNTSKKSHSLTNITRAEIGSQISIDEDMVVQSKSLQSLLNSEFRGTGFEGRPKVVVVQCACCGIRTLNPPRGDATPSENKKYFVLVPSSQHVNATVDKCDGGSSAKQTSDHPQSKRHGTSHPMNKTYSNTSIEAVTVRESPFPRREVGLFMATTNSSCQNSFGRNECPAPKPRVSITEDQGPRCNSVRRSTSQISVTQTGCVVSRNSNSNTNSRTRQNYSDATTQTEWCSVLVGFLNLNYSFHKIFDCLPSDFFMGTMDRLIFFVSF from the exons gCACCCATACATAGTTCTGTACACAACGGATGGGCACAAGGTTGGGGGTCCGCTGGAGCTCATAGATGGCATGGCTTATGTAGCGGTGGAACCACCTGACACGTTCATCGATGCTGGCTACGACAAATACCTTATAAAAGCCACCAG GTCCTGGGAGAAGCGGCAGGCCAGGAGGGGGAGCCCTGCGGACGGTTCTGAGGCACCGAAACAcg GTTGCCACCACGACCAGCCATGTTGCTTGTGTCCCGAAAAGGAAA ATGTTGTCACTGTTGAAAGTGAGCGGTCTGTATTGGTTACTACTGAGATATCTACTTTGAGAGCACCTGATGAGACCTTTGTGGATTCT GTACTCGGACGAACTGGACAAAATGGTCCATGGGGCGGTACTTATGAACCAAGAACTGGTAAATACATTATTGAACCAGCGGAGCGTGGTATCCTCGATGATTACAGAACCAAACTCGATGAAAGCCGACCCAGATCGGCAGTCGAAACGTCTCCAGATCAATGTGGACGATGCCGACAAGATGATAAACGACGTTCGCCAGCTGAACACGGCAGATTACCAGAATATGGGCGCACACTAGCTGAAGAAAGAATTATGCCCGTTGATTATGGGCGCATACCAATTGATGAAAGACTTCCACCAATAGATTATAGGCACACACCAGCTGAACACAAACGCACATCGGGGGAGCGTAGTCGTCTACCCGGTGTGCAAGGTTATACAGAAAGTGAATATGGTCAGGTACCAGAAAAACAAAGCCGTAACTTTGGTGACTATGGAAATAAAGTAGTTGATGATCAAAGATTTACACCAGAAGGGTACGGTCGATCATCAACTGAACAATTTGGTACTCCGGGTGAAATAGCACGTAATTTCGTTGATGAAGTGCGTGCGCCAGTAGAATATGGCTTAGAAAGTGGATATCCATCACGTGAACAAGTTCGAACATCGCTTGACAATGGTTATGCAACAATGGCACAAAATAGCACACCAGGTGAACATGTCCCACAACCAGATTACGGTCAGGTTCGTACCTTTAGCGAAAGTGGTTATCCTCCAGAAGACAAGTGTTGCGCTCCTTGTGAACATGAGCGAACACCAACCGATCACGAACGTACACCAAGTGACAATCGGCATTTACCAATGGAGCATGATCGGGGCCCAAATGAATATATCCGGACTTCACTTGAACAAGAACGAGCACCAATTGAGTACAAACGTTCACCAGCCGAACATGCTCGTACTTCAGTGGAATTTGGAAGTCCTTCTGTTGAACAACGGCGTACACAAAGCGGTAATGAACGTCTATCAGCTGAACAAGTTCGGTCTTTGGATGAAAGAAATGctccaataaaacaaaatagcatcTCTGGAGAATACAGACGCACAAGTGGACAGAATCATGCTCTTGGAGAATATAGGCATCCACCAGGTGAACAATTAAGATCCTCTCCTGAATTTTATCGTTCCCCCGGTGAACAAGATGGCACTCCCGGCGAATATAGGTATCCACCAAACGGGCAAAGTCATGTTCCAGGCGTAGGGCCAGGTGGTCAAGGTAGTACTTTAGGTGAAAGTGGTCATACACCAGTTGCCCAAGGCCGTACAGCAGAAGAATATAAACCACCTTGTGGCGGTTCTTGCCGACCAGGAGGACATGGGCAGAACTCAGGTGAATGTGGTCGTATATCCGTTGAATCAACAGGGCCGAAACAAAGTGAATATGGGCAAACACAAGGTCAACAAGGGCGTGATCGTAACCGTTTATCCGGTGAACATGGGCGTATACCAAGTGAAAATGGGAGAACAATAGGAGCAAACGCACGAACTCCAGGTAACAATGCTAGAAAATCCGGTGAGCGTGGGCGACTACCTAGTGAACGAGCACGGATATCAGCCGTAAGCAGACGTTATCCAGGTACCAATGATCAAAAACGTCTTTCCAGTGAACATAAACGAACATCAGGTGAACGAGGACGTACTTTAGGTTCATGTGGCCGTACCGCCGATGAACAAGGCCGTATTCCAGATGAACATGAACGCATACAAGGGGAGTTCGAGACTAGAACTGATGACCAGCCCGTTATTTTAAGTGATTACTTTCCTAGTCCAGAAGAAAGTGGAATAAAGGTAAGAGAAATAAACGAAGTTTTAGCAGACGATACAGTTATCAGATCAAATGGCCCTAGAATGATTGAACAGCAAGATAGGTCTGGAGAGCGGGGGAAAAGGCTCAATAGTAACGAAGGCAGGATAGCAGGGTTCGGAAATAGAGTAAGTGATCAGGCACATAAAACGGGTGATCAACAAGGTAAGCTCAGTCATCATGATTGCAAAAATGGCGGTGGTGGCGTTTTAGATACGCATAGAGGAATTGGAAATGGTGGTAGTTTAGTTGTACATCCGATCAGAGAAAATGAGTATATTTCTATACCAGGTCAAGAACCACTCACTGAACTGgacgatgaacaagaagcctaTCGAGATAATAATGGTGGCAGACGCGGCGAACTTGAAACCAAAACAGGTGACCTTCTTACTAGATTGGCTGCTAATGGTGCTCGATTGAGTGGTGGTGGTGGACCAAGCGTTGCAGCAGGATTGCCATATGTAACTGAAAGTCAGCAACAAAATATACGTAGGAGCAATATGTCATCATCGTTGCAAAATGCGCCGACTGCAGATGGTAAGCATCGATGGTCTGGTGCTACACATTCATCAATGAGAAGGCCAAGCCCCAATCTGGTGTCACCCGTGCCTCAAAGGAGATCAGAAGATAAAAAACTAGTAAGGACCAGCAGGGAAGAAAATCGGAAGACAGCATTAAAATCACCTTGTCGGTTATCAAATGGATGTGCTGCTCCGAATGTAGTAGGAAAACAAAAAAGTGCGCCTAAATATTCCTGCAAACGCACCGCTCCACAAGCTTTTCCAACGCCCGCAACGAATTTTGATCAAACCGTTATTAAAGGAAAGGCTACATCGCTAACGAAGATAGTCTCGAATCATAAAGGTTTAACAACGGATAGTACCGCAGTAGAAAACATTATTGGTGATAAAGATATTATTGTCGTATCCACTAATCTATTTAGAAACCAAGAGAGCGAAATCCATTCTGTAAAACTAGACTCAAGCGGCAAACCTGTGATTTGTCACACAAAGAGTTCAGATGAAACGCAAACCGCAATTCCAAATAAGCCAGACAGTGAAGTGTGGATTCCTGTCAACGAGGAAGTACAGACATGTTCAGATCCTCTAggagaagaaataaatatggacCGACATGAAGGTTCTTCACGACAGgaaattcgaaccagtagtaaattaaaaatgtctcgCCCTGCATCTGGTCCCCGCCTGAACATGGTTGCTGATGACGCGACACCAGACGAGAACTACATAGCTATCATAAATAAAGGCGATGTGGTTAACTTAAAAGTAAACATAGAAGTTCGCAGTGGGGAAAGCACAAATCACAACACTTCTAAGAAGTCACATTCTTTGACAAACATAACAAGAGCTGAGATTGGGTCACAGATATCTATTGACGAGGATATGGTAGTGCAAAGCAAGTCCTTGCAATCTTTACTGAATAGCGAGTTTCGAGGTACTGGTTTTGAGGGTCGTCCTAAAGTAGTAGTGGTTCAGTGCGCTTGCTGCGGAATAAGAACACTAAACCCACCTCGTGGTGATGCAACGCCTTCggaaaacaaaaagtattttgtgcTGGTACCAAGCTCCCAGCATGTAAATGCCACAGTGGATAA ATGTGATGGTGGTTCCTCGGCAAAACAAACTTCCGACCATCCACAAAGTAAAAGACATGGCACTAGCCATCCCATGAACAAAACTTACTCAAACACGTCCATAGAGGCCGTCACAGTGCGCGAGTCGCCATTCCCAAGACGAGAAGTTGGATTGTTTATGGCAACCACTAACTCTTCATGTCAAAACAGTTTTGGGCGTAACGAGTGTCCTGCTCCAAAGCCTAGAGTGAGCATAACAGAAGATCAGGGCCCGCGGTGCAACTCCGTGAGGCGGAGCACCTCTCAGATATCGGTGACGCAGACCGGCTGTGTGGTCTCCAGGAACAGCAACAGCAACACCAATTCAAGAACACGCCAAAATTATAGTGATGCGACCACACAAACTGAGTGGTGCAGCGTTCTGGTAGGCttcttaaacttaaattatagcTTTCATAAAATCTTTGACTGTCTACCTAGTGACTTTTTTATGGGAACAATGGACCGcctcattttttttgtttctttttag